The genomic stretch GTTTGGCACTAGTGCAATTAGCGCAACACTTGCAATCAATTATGGGTTGATGTTTATCGAGATCATCCCATAATTGACACAATTTCCCATAATAAACGGCAATAGGCATACCTTCGTTTTGGCGACAGTCACGGAGATCGCCGATGATCTGTTGGATGCGGGATCCATCCATAACTCCGAACCGTTCCTGCAACGCATCCCAGAGTTGCTTAGCATTTTCGAATTTTGGAAGTAAACCTCGTACCTCCGGTGTAATGGTAGTCGATAGCCATGAAACCAACATCGAATGAATAGTTTCCCAATCGTCTTCGGTACAGGGGCTTGTTGGTGCGTTAATGGAACCATTAACGAACGCATATTTTCTTCGCGATTTGAGTGCGAGCCGAACATCATGTGACCATTCGTTGTAGTTATCGAGGGTAAGGCGAATCGGAGTTATCGAGTCGCCTGGTTTATCCTGGGGGCCAAGGTAATATGGGGAGGAAGGGTCGATTTTCGGAAATGTTTCACCGTTCGTCATAACGACGGTAAGGGTTTTGGAATTTAGGATTTTAATTGTGTTAATTttcctgataccatgttaaacaCAATTAGGATAAAACTCTCTGTCTCTTCATTTTATTCTTTGGAACCAATTTATAGTACATGTTGAAACCGAACAAAGGAATGCCAATCACTTGGATTTCCACAAACACAGCCATATGCAAATAATGCTATTAATGATAAAGCTTATTATTAAGGCTAATAATGCTAATCTATTAGTAATGTAGCAAAGGTTTGATTTAGAAAAAAGGGAAAGAATTAACTAATCAATCCCTCCATCCCGCTGAATTGTTATCAATTTTGTTTTTGTGTGTATTGCtcaattgttatttatttcaattTTTGGTAAGCTATACACAAGTGCACAAGTGGCATATGAAAAAGCTCTTTAATTATAACTTTTTATTTCCTTAGTGTTTCTGCCAAAATGAATAGATAATAAATGATGGGTGGGAAGGGATAGATTATAAATTAAAAATACGTAAAGAATTGAAGATGAGCGACCTTAAAGACTAGAAACCTTTATCTATTTATTATACATATGTTGTCTACGTTTAAACTCTGTTTAGTTGCCATCACCTTTCAATTCCTTTCACATTCACATATATCCTTATTATTACTCAGTCATCTCCAATGAGGTAGGTGGTGAATAAAGTTAGCATTTGGTACATATATACTACTAACTACATCATCCGACTGTAGAAATGAGGAGCAGCATAAGGTGTTGCATATCATGTATACTCCCATGCGGATCCTTGGACGTCATCCGGATAGTCCATGTAAACGGCCGTGTGGAAGAGATTACCGGTACCATCTACGCTGCTCAAATCTTAAAAGCTCACCCCAAACACATCCTAAAGAAGCCCACTTCCAAACCTATTTCTGAAGATATAATCGAACCCGAATCCACGCAACATCGGCCTACCATCGTTGTGGTCCCACCCGACGCCCTTCTCCAACGTGGCAAGATCTACTTTCTCATCCCCATGGCGTCATCCGAAGGCGgtaagaagaagaggaggaataAAAAGgtgggtaataataataataataataataataattatgattATAGTCGTATTCGAGATGGTGACGATAATGGTGAGATTATATCGTTAAGtaaagatgatgatgataagtATTTAAGTGAAATATTAAGTGAGAAGGTAACAACGAGTCAAAGAGAAAGAAGACGAGGGCGTGTTACTGTTTGGAGACCTCATTTAGAGAGTATCACTGAGACGCTTAGTGACCTTGCTTCTAATGATTAGTATACTCCGTATTACACTATTACGGATATACTAAAGTTGGTTGACGCGAGTGATACAAATACAACTCCTCATCCTGCCTTTAGTTTTAATGGAAACTTGGAAAAGGTTTACCGATTAATTTGTTGTCGGTAACCAATAGAGATTAATCTCGCTGTTGATAGAGGATACTATGGTTATAGCCCGGAAAAAATAGGTGATCATGAATATAAATTTTATTATGTGTTTTTTGTTTATGTTTTTCCatcttttttaaattttttattttttatttttggaaTTCACAACAGGATCTGCGGAAAAAATAATCTAGCATAAGAGCTACTGGAAGTCACATATATGAACATTTTTTTATGTAAAATATGCATGAGAGGATGGATAATGGAAATAGATAAAGAAATCGTAAGTAAATGGTACTCTTAAGTTATTATGGAGCTCATTGCTTCCTTTTTTTCCAGCACAAATTCTTGCTGTGTGGGTTACAAGTTTGTGAAGATTATGAGATGTTACATTCTTATAACAGTCACAAGCAAGACAAGCTTTTTTTCCCATATCTTTCAGAATAGGTTTTACGGTGACCTCTTCTCCAATTATATATCCTCACGTAATTCAAGTCTAATCAAAATTTGCTCAATTTCTTACATAATCGGAGTTCAAAATCCTAGCATTGTTATTCTTATAAGAAATTCTTGTATTATCTAGCATCCTAATGTGgtttcaattggtctcccttgtgacgggttaccatttgtgacggatattttgtgagataaaatggtaacaaaatgggttagtggagaaaggggaccacatgaatagtgttgcagagagagaaaaagtgggtacattgtgaggtaaaatggtatccgtcttcaacttgtgacggatatgtcatgtcttcaatgagaatttgtgttgtggTTTAAGCTTTTGGCCAAAAGTTTCACTAATTCATGACTGCTTGAAAATTGAAAGTTTGTCTTACAAtacatgaaaattaaataaatttattttAGATTTGCTATTTGAAATCTTAAATTCTCATTTAAAGAGTGTTATAATCTTAGCTTTAATagatactagttttaaacccgtgcaaaattgcacgggtatgtatttgggccgatgttaatgtttttggatatatatatattttttttttttgcatttctattataattatctagttggtctaaatcaacgatctacataattaatgtttaaatttgttacaaacacgTGTTCCCATGCACTGGTTTATGAGAAAAGaacgtaatctactcttgtaaataaaaatgggaaaatgcacgcggtgcccttgagGTTTGAGATTTTGCCCGATATACCCAAACTTTTtatccggaaaactttaagaggcAATAACTCGTGTTTATAagttcagaaagtgataatttttttttcaaatcgatcatctttccgagaactacgatttgaaaaaaaaaattgtcgtatttggatcctCTGGCTATGAGTTTTTGTATGTCAAAGTTTTTttgaccgaacaaactttgagtg from Silene latifolia isolate original U9 population chromosome 2, ASM4854445v1, whole genome shotgun sequence encodes the following:
- the LOC141641267 gene encoding uncharacterized protein LOC141641267; this encodes MRSSIRCCISCILPCGSLDVIRIVHVNGRVEEITGTIYAAQILKAHPKHILKKPTSKPISEDIIEPESTQHRPTIVVVPPDALLQRGKIYFLIPMASSEGGKKKRRNKKVGNNNNNNNNNYDYSRIRDGDDNGEIISLSKDDDDKYLSEILSEKVTTSQRERRRGRVTVWRPHLESITETLSDLASND